The genomic region TCCGTCCTTCAGGTTGGGAGAGCCGAACAGCACAGCGTCACGTGAGCCGCCCTGGAAGATGATAAACTTGTGATGCAAGCTTGTCTGAAACTCCGCTGTGTTGTCAGTTTCCAAATATCTAACCTCGAACGTCGACGGATAACGACGCTGAGTTCGGAGTATCCATACGAGACCCTCATTAGCTTGGCATGCATTGTACTGACTAAGTTCGTGTGACATGAAGATGCAGCCTGTCGCCAATTGCATCCAAGCTCGGAAATCTCAAAATTGGCTCCCATGCACTGCTCTAACGCCTCAGTTGATTTTGATCGTCCTCCTTTCTGCAGAACGAGGCGCATCTTGAACGGCTTCCTTGCGTGCGCTTCGCAAATGGAGTTCGCAAACTGCATATTGTCGAATATGAAGAAAGCAGCTTGCACCTCGATGATTGCGCCTCGCTTCATAAGATCGGCGATGCGCGCAAATGCCGGGGAAGCAACTATCTGCGTTTCGGGAAAATCAGTTGGTCGACAGTAGATGTTTCGAGTTTTTTCTGTCCGTGGCGTAACGCTACCGGGCTGGAGATGCTGTGCGATAAGCTTGTAAGGATAAACCGGTGTCTGGTATTGATATGCTTTGCAGGCAGGATCATTGAAGATGACTTCAAAGATTGGCTCAGCGTTCGACTGGGTTGATGCGAAGAATAAGCTCAACAGGACCGCCCAAGCTGGCGCGCGTATAGTCGACGCACCCCACCGTGATGCTCGCACCAGCTTGGCCGAATGCCTGAAAGGGCACGTCCACCACGATTCGCCCCTCAGTTGGGCTGACAGCCGTGAACGAAACCGTTACTCCCTTTAAAGCTGCAGTGAGCGCGAAGTACCAGCTGATGCCGCAGAAGGTTCCCGAATCGCTAAAAGTAACCGACGGCTTCAATTTCCCAAAAGTGTAGTCGAACAAAACCTTCCGCGGGAAATAATAGAGGAAAGCATTCCCGTTTAGGATCTTAACGTCTTTGTTGGGTGTTTGAGACTTCAGAATATCGTCCGCAACTTTGCCTTTGGCAACATTGTCTTGGCTAAAACTGGCCGTTCCAGTCTTGTTGTCCCTTTGTGTCCAACTGAGTTCATGAAGCGCGCTTCCGCCCTTTGGACAGAGCCCTCCAGGTAGTTCAACGTTTTCCGAATAGACTATGAAATGAGAGCTAGTTGAGCCAACGAGCAATGGTTGCAGCGGCTTGAAGCTGGCGAGACTTCCTAGCAGATCCGGGAACGGTAATGAATTAACAAGGAAAACGAAGAAAGTTCGGAAATTAGTGTAAAGTGCGCCAGTACGCAAAAGGTTGAACTGATTGACGTCGGGATTCCCATTGCTGTCGACCATTCCAATTTGGGTCAGCAGTGCATCGAGATTCGCCGGGTTGGGGCCAAGAGTCACGGTGAATTTGCCATGAGCCCCTGCAGAGTACTGCAGCCTTGTGCCGTTGGGGTTGGGCACAACCGTTGCTTTGCCGTTAGTATAGGTGATTACGTCCTCAGCGAGGAAGGCGTTTCGATCACCATCGATGTGAATGGCTATCCGAATTTCTGCGTCGACGGTGAACTCGGTACTTCCACCTGCAATGCGGACCTTGATAGAACCGGAAGGAATTTCAGCGGTAACGGCAAGACCCGAATAGGGAAACGGCATGTTTTTTAGGAAAGACCCCTGGGCAACCTTCTGGATCTCAAAGTCGACTGCGTGCTGGAGGAATTCGAAGCTAACGCCAAAGCCAAACTTCATATCACATAGCGCTCTAGTTTCTTGGTGAATGTCCGCAAGTGTCGGCATAGATGCTCTCCATCAGCGGTTGCGCTACCCTGAGTGGAATACTCCCCTAGGTGCAGAGTCAACCCGCAGTTGTCCGGAGTGCCAAACTGCCGCATTACAACTTCCGTCGCGATTTACTGCTTAGTTTGGGGCGACTTAGACCACTGACACATTTGCTTGAGCCCTAGGCGGCGTGAAACCGCGGCTTGCGAGGCCCATAAACTTGGTCGAGCAGGAGGCTAAGTTGGTAGGATTCACAGCGCAGCGAAGCCGCTTACGGTTGTATTTGTTGGCCTCTTTCGATTGTCCGCCGCTGCGATCCATCCCAATCGCGCCTTCGGTTCAAGTAGTCACTTTATCTCTTCCAGTAGCTCCGCACCTCCCCCAACAACGCCCGAATCTGCCGTCGCTCCTCGATCGCATCCCTGCTGAACAGGCCGTGCTTGCGCGCGTTCCGGTTTGCTCATGGCGCGCCGGATCCCCTTGCGCCGCCATGCGGCAGCGCGTCTTGCCGTGCACCGCCGGCGCGCGGCAAGATCCGCCGCAGCGGGTCCTGGCGCCACAGCGCGGGCTCGCCAGCATCGGGCCGGCTATTCTGATGTGATAGCTCGTGCCTGCGCGTCTTGCCTGGCATCGGCGGCATCACGCGCTCGCCTGACGCCCGCAGCCTTCGGCGCCGCGCCGCGGATGCCGGCTCCTGGTCCGACACGATCACGTTCGCATGCCGGATGACGTTTGCCGACGATGGCGTTGCCGCCGCCCTCCGCCTTCACGTTCTGAACGGTGATAAGTCCGACAGGCCGGCAATTGGAAAGAGAGGGTTACTTCTTCGGTCGGACGCAATGCCCTTAGGGTTGGCGTCGGCAGCTTACAGGGGCTAGCCCGGATGGACGGTCCGTAGTTCTACCATGACCCGGAATTCCAGCTGCCCGGCGCCGGAGCGGGCGCTAGGTTGATAGCGCGGGGGCGGCGCCTTGAGGTCAGGAGGCCGCAATGGAGCGTCTGTACTTGGGCATCACCGTCACCAGCACTTACGCGCTGGTCACCTTTGCGCTGATGCTGGCTTTCGTGCACTGACCGCCGGGAATCCGGAGGGGCCGCAACGGGTGTGTTGTCGTCTTCGCGGAACGCGGCAATGTCGGCGACCGGCAACCTTTTACTGCGTCAGCGGGTTTAATATTCATGCCGAGGCCTGTAGCGATAACCCTGATGAGTTTGGCCGTTGCAACGCTCACGGCGTTCGGCATCGCCGCAGCCCTCATGATCCATTAGCAGGAATGGGCCACCGGGATTTCGCGCCGCGCGGCGGCCTGTCTCCAGATCATGCCTTTGCCCCGAAGCCGATCGCGCCTGCCTGATCCGCTCGCGCGTATGCGCGCGGCCATTTGCGAAACGCAGTCACTTCATCCCCTCCAGCAGCTTCCGCACCTCCCTCAATAACGCCCGGATCTGCCTTCGCTCGGCGATCGCATCGCCCGCGAACCGGCCGTGCTTGCGCGCATTCCGGTTCGCCCGTGGCGCGCCGGATCCCTTTGCGCCGCCGTGCATGCGGCAGCGCGTCTTGCCGCGCACTGCCGGCGCGCGGCAAGAACCGCCGCGGCGGGTCCTGGCGCCGCAACGTGGGCTCGCCAGCATCGGGCCGGGCGTTTGGATGTGGCCGCTCATGCCTGTGCGTCCCGCCCGGCATCGGCGGAATTCCGCCGTCGGCTCGAACCCGCAGCCTTCGGCGCAGTCCGCGCCGCGGATGCCGGGGTGTTGTCGGACACGATCACGCTCGCATGCTGCGTGACGTTGCCGACGATCGCGTTGCCGCCGTCCTCGACCTTGACGTTCTGCACGGTGATGGCGGGCTCGCCATGGCTGCGGTGGCGGTTCAGCGCCTCGATCTGAGCGGGAAAGGTGCGGGCGAGCCGGCCGAGCGCGCGCGCGGCGCTGTCGTGCTGGGCGAGGTCCTTGGCATGCGCGAGGTGATGGGCGC from Bradyrhizobium elkanii USDA 76 harbors:
- a CDS encoding phospholipase D-like domain-containing protein; this translates as MQLATGCIFMSHELSQYNACQANEGLVWILRTQRRYPSTFEVRYLETDNTAEFQTSLHHKFIIFQGGSRDAVLFGSPNLKDGALLKNIENVYVVRDSDVVRRFVQFAEDSWSKALPDLEMPIVDSNQFR
- a CDS encoding HGGxSTG domain-containing protein, translating into MSGHIQTPGPMLASPRCGARTRRGGSCRAPAVRGKTRCRMHGGAKGSGAPRANRNARKHGRFAGDAIAERRQIRALLREVRKLLEGMK